In a genomic window of Aeromonas veronii:
- the btuC gene encoding vitamin B12 ABC transporter permease BtuC, which translates to MYLSLIARQQRWQRRWLCGLTLLTLLLFLFSLVWGEFVLLPWQPLGDLEQRILLELRLPRALLALLAGAALACGGAVLQVMLHNPVAEPGLLGVSSGAGLAAMVAMAVAKSLGLYLPGWGLSLAAFAGALLVTMLLIRLARRARLGHARLLLFGVAIGILTNAAMTWLMYFADDGSLREFMFWMMGSLSYGSQQFAWWWLVLPLTLGWLCWQGKALQQLLLGETQARLMGMDVDKMRVRLVLAVCLLTGVAVSLCGVIGFVGLVVPHLLRLCGGSDQRFLLPASALGGGALLLAADLLARSALSAGELPIGVITASVGAPLFIYLLLRQTADDAA; encoded by the coding sequence TTGTACCTCTCCCTTATCGCCCGTCAGCAGCGCTGGCAGCGGCGCTGGCTCTGTGGCCTGACGCTGCTGACGCTGCTGTTGTTTCTCTTCTCCCTCGTCTGGGGCGAATTTGTACTACTGCCCTGGCAGCCCCTTGGCGATCTCGAACAGCGCATTCTGCTGGAGTTGCGTCTGCCGCGCGCCTTGCTGGCCCTCTTGGCTGGCGCAGCGCTTGCTTGTGGCGGCGCCGTGCTGCAGGTGATGTTGCACAATCCGGTGGCTGAACCCGGTCTGCTCGGCGTCTCAAGCGGAGCAGGACTGGCCGCCATGGTGGCGATGGCGGTGGCCAAATCTCTTGGCCTCTATCTGCCCGGCTGGGGGCTGTCGCTGGCGGCCTTTGCGGGCGCCCTGCTGGTGACCATGTTGCTCATTCGGCTGGCACGCCGCGCCCGTCTCGGCCATGCCCGCTTGCTGTTGTTTGGCGTGGCGATCGGTATTCTTACCAATGCTGCCATGACTTGGCTGATGTACTTTGCCGATGATGGCTCCTTGCGTGAATTCATGTTCTGGATGATGGGCAGCCTCTCTTACGGCAGCCAGCAGTTTGCCTGGTGGTGGCTGGTACTGCCGCTCACCCTGGGCTGGCTCTGCTGGCAGGGCAAGGCGCTGCAACAGTTGTTGCTGGGGGAGACCCAGGCCCGCCTGATGGGGATGGATGTTGACAAGATGCGGGTGCGGCTGGTGCTGGCGGTTTGCCTGCTGACTGGTGTGGCGGTGTCGCTGTGCGGCGTCATTGGCTTTGTCGGGCTGGTAGTGCCCCATCTGCTGCGGCTCTGTGGTGGCAGCGATCAGCGCTTCCTGCTGCCTGCCTCGGCGCTTGGCGGCGGAGCCCTGCTGCTGGCCGCCGATCTGTTAGCGCGCTCAGCCCTCAGTGCCGGTGAGCTGCCCATCGGCGTCATCACCGCTTCGGTAGGGGCACCGCTCTTTATCTACCTGCTATTGAGGCAAACTGCCGATGATGCTGCATGA
- a CDS encoding ATP-binding cassette domain-containing protein, with product MSPADLTPVASRAAASRLEARALAIAGRLSPLDLRWHDGQLVALLGPNGSGKSTLLGALAGILPAEGTVLLGGEVLTDLSWPELAKRRTMLPQRQPQLFHIPVFQVLSLGLNEAVAPARQNEAINALCEALELEALLARDFSRLSGGEQQRVLIARTLLQVWPSLNPTGKVLLLDEPLAGLDLHHQLALLRLLKTLAGQGLLVVLALHDINLAIDWADRILCLQGGAVVREGGVELVDEVLLAQVFQIRTDRIEAAGRVWFMPSL from the coding sequence ATGTCGCCCGCTGATCTCACGCCTGTTGCTTCTCGTGCTGCTGCGTCGCGGCTGGAGGCGCGCGCACTCGCCATTGCCGGGCGGCTCTCCCCCCTCGATCTGCGCTGGCATGACGGCCAGCTGGTGGCGCTGCTCGGTCCCAATGGCAGTGGCAAGTCGACCCTGCTCGGTGCATTGGCGGGGATCTTGCCAGCTGAGGGCACCGTCTTGCTGGGAGGGGAAGTACTCACTGACCTGAGCTGGCCCGAGTTGGCCAAACGGCGCACCATGCTGCCCCAGCGCCAGCCTCAACTGTTTCATATTCCGGTGTTTCAGGTGCTGAGCCTGGGGCTCAATGAGGCGGTTGCCCCCGCCAGACAAAACGAGGCGATAAACGCACTGTGTGAGGCGCTGGAGCTGGAGGCTTTGCTGGCCCGAGACTTCAGCCGGTTGTCGGGCGGTGAGCAGCAGCGGGTGCTGATTGCCCGCACCCTGCTGCAGGTGTGGCCGAGCCTCAATCCGACCGGCAAGGTGCTGCTGCTGGATGAGCCGCTGGCGGGGCTCGACCTGCATCATCAGCTGGCGCTGCTACGGCTGCTGAAAACCCTGGCCGGTCAGGGTTTACTGGTGGTGCTCGCCCTCCACGATATCAATCTGGCCATCGACTGGGCCGACCGCATTCTCTGCCTGCAAGGGGGCGCGGTGGTGCGCGAAGGGGGCGTCGAGCTGGTGGATGAGGTGCTGCTGGCGCAGGTATTCCAGATCCGCACCGACCGCATCGAAGCGGCAGGGCGCGTGTGGTTTATGCCCAGTTTGTAG
- a CDS encoding 3-deoxy-7-phosphoheptulonate synthase — translation MSIHTDELRTRRLESLITPSELAHAFPITDTIAQNLLDARREVEAILAGDDQRLLVIVGPCSIHDPAAAREYAQRLNALREQYKDSLCIVMRTYFEKPRTIVGWKGLINDPRLDGSFDVNEGLKLARKLLVDINEIGMPTATEFLDMVTGQYIADLITWGAIGARTTESQVHREMASALSCPVGFKNGTDGNTRIAIDAVRAARHSHIFYSPDKDGKMTIYRTAGNPFGHVILRGGHRPNYDTASVDEACEALADVGLPERLVVDFSHGNSMKDHRRQLLVAQDICDQLRRGRTGIAGIMAESFLVEGRQDVENGCAATFGQSITDACLSWSDTETLLAMLAEAARVRLNKANLR, via the coding sequence ATGTCCATTCACACAGATGAATTGCGCACCCGTCGCCTAGAGTCACTGATCACTCCGAGCGAGCTTGCACACGCGTTTCCGATCACCGATACCATTGCCCAGAATCTGCTGGATGCCCGTCGCGAAGTGGAAGCCATTCTGGCCGGAGACGATCAGCGCCTGCTGGTCATCGTCGGCCCCTGCTCCATCCATGATCCCGCTGCTGCTCGCGAGTATGCCCAGCGCCTCAACGCCCTGCGCGAGCAGTATAAAGATAGCCTCTGCATCGTGATGCGCACCTACTTCGAGAAGCCGCGCACCATCGTCGGCTGGAAAGGGCTCATCAACGATCCGCGCCTCGATGGCAGTTTTGATGTCAACGAAGGGCTGAAACTGGCGCGCAAACTGCTGGTCGACATCAACGAGATCGGCATGCCCACCGCCACCGAGTTCCTCGATATGGTGACCGGCCAGTATATTGCCGACCTCATCACCTGGGGCGCCATCGGCGCACGTACCACCGAATCCCAGGTACACCGCGAGATGGCTTCGGCCCTCTCCTGCCCGGTCGGCTTCAAGAACGGCACCGACGGCAATACCCGCATCGCCATCGATGCGGTGCGCGCCGCCCGTCACAGCCACATCTTCTATTCGCCGGACAAGGACGGCAAGATGACCATCTACCGCACCGCCGGTAACCCCTTTGGTCATGTGATCCTGCGTGGTGGCCACAGGCCCAACTACGACACCGCCAGTGTCGATGAAGCGTGTGAAGCGCTGGCCGATGTGGGCCTGCCGGAGCGTCTGGTGGTCGATTTCAGCCACGGCAACAGTATGAAGGATCACCGCCGTCAGCTGCTGGTGGCGCAAGATATCTGCGATCAGCTGCGCCGCGGTCGTACCGGCATCGCCGGCATCATGGCTGAAAGCTTCCTGGTGGAAGGGCGTCAGGATGTGGAGAACGGCTGCGCCGCCACCTTTGGCCAGAGCATCACCGATGCCTGCCTCTCATGGAGCGACACCGAAACCCTGTTGGCCATGCTGGCAGAGGCCGCCCGGGTACGGTTGAACAAAGCAAACCTGCGGTAA
- a CDS encoding diacylglycerol kinase — MAKPGATGITRIINATGYSMKGLKSAWINEAAFRQELILILLLMPLAFWLGDSLNQILLLVVISWLVVIVEILNSAIEAVVDRVGSEHHELSGRAKDLGSAAVFIALALNALVWGALVGRNLLGWW, encoded by the coding sequence GTGGCAAAGCCAGGGGCAACCGGGATCACCCGCATCATCAACGCAACCGGTTACAGCATGAAGGGGCTCAAATCAGCCTGGATCAACGAGGCGGCCTTTCGGCAGGAGCTGATCCTGATCCTGTTGTTGATGCCGCTGGCCTTCTGGCTGGGGGATTCACTCAACCAGATCCTGCTGCTGGTCGTCATCAGCTGGCTGGTGGTGATCGTCGAGATCCTCAACTCTGCCATCGAAGCGGTGGTTGACAGGGTGGGCTCCGAGCATCATGAGCTCTCCGGCCGCGCCAAAGATTTGGGCTCTGCCGCTGTCTTTATCGCGCTGGCCCTCAATGCGCTGGTGTGGGGGGCGCTGGTGGGGCGCAATCTACTCGGTTGGTGGTAA